The window ATCACCAAGGGCAACGGGTATGTTTACTTCTTCTCCATGGCCACCTCCTTCTCCAAGGCTGCCCTCGGCGCCGAAGGTGTGGGCAAGGACATCAACCTCATTGTGGGTAACGGATACGCCAAAGGCCACGCCGAACTTACCCTAAATATTATTCGCGAATCAAAAGAAATCAGAGACTTATTCAGCAAGCTTTATGTATAATATAGAATCGAAAAGCAGACGTAAGGAAATGTTTCCTAGCGTAACTGACGAGCAGTGGAACGATTGGAGATGGCAAGTTCGCAACCGTATTGAAACGCTCGAGGATCTTAAGAAGTATATCAAGCTCACACCTCAGGAAGAGGAGGGTGTTACCAAGTCGCTTAAGACTCTGCGTATGGCTATTACCCCATACTACATGAGCTTAGTAGACGTAAACAACCCTAACTGCCCCGTTCGTAAGCAGGCAATTCCATCCATATCGGAAACACATATTGCCAAGGCCGACTTGCTCGATCCACTACACGAGGATGGCGACTCACCAGTACCAGGACTAACCCATCGCTACCCAGATCGCGTTCTGTTCCTAATCACCGACATGTGCTCGATGTATTGCCGTCACTGTACCCGCCGTCGCTTTGCAGGTCAAAAAGATAGCGCTACCCCCGACGATAACATCGAAAAGGGTATTGAATATATTGCCAACACTCCACAAGTTAGAGATGTTGTGCTCTCGGGTGGTGATGCATTGCTTATCAGCGACGAAAAGTTGGAGTATATCATTAAGCGCCTTCGCGAAATTCCTCACGTTGAGATTATCCGTATTGGAAGTCGCACACCTGTTGTTCTTCCTCAGCGTATTACCGACGATTTGGTAAACATGCTCAAGAAGTATCACCCAATTTGGCTCAACACCCACTTTAACCACCCCGACGAAATTACTGCCGAAAGCACCGAGGCTTGCGCTAAGCTTGCCAACGCTGGCGTGCCATTGGGAAACCAATCGGTTCTTCTACGCGGTGTAAACGACTGCTCCAACATTATGAAGCGTTTGGTTCACGGTTTGGTTAAGATGCGCGTTCGCCCTTACTACATTTACCAATGCGACCTTTCCATGGGTCTCGAGCACTTCAGAACTCCGGTTTCGAAGGGTATCGAAATCATTGAAAGCCTACGCGGTCATACCTCCGGCTTTGCAGTTCCTACCTTTGTGGTAGATGCACCAGGCGGCGGCGGAAAAACACCGGTAATGCCACAATACGTAATTTCACAGATGCCTGGTAAGATTATCATGCGGAATTTCGAAGGTGTTATCACCACCTATACCGAACCTACCGATTACCACAACGAATGCCACTGCCCTGACTGCGAAAGCAAGGTAAAGGAAGTTGGTATTGCAGGTTTGATGCACGGCGATGAGATTTCCATTGAACCAAGCAACCTATCACGCAAGATTAGGAACGAGCACTAGGTAATAGTTACTATGCCCTTCATTGACGAGATACTTAAGTATAAGAGCTTATCAATTGTAGGTCTTGAAAAAAATACCGGGAAGACGGAGAGCCTAAACTATATTCTTAGACGATTAAGTCAGAAGAATATAGTTGTGGCTCTTACTTCCATTGGTATTGATGGAGAGAGCCGTGATCAGGTGTGTCAAACTCCAAAACCCGAGATAGAGGTTTACGAAGGAATGATCTTCATAACCACCGAGAAGCACTACTTTCAGCGTAAGATGGTTTCGGAGATTCTCGATGTGAGCCAAAGTTACACCTCACTAGGAAGGCTTGTAACAGCAAGAGCAATTAGCTCGGACAAGGTGCTCCTTTCGGGCCCACCTCACACCAATGGACTTAAGCTACTCATCAAGCAAATGGAACACTTCGGAGTAGACCTAACCATTGTGGATGGTGCGCTCTCGCGGTTGAGCCTCGGTTCACCCGCCGTTACCGAAGCGACTGTTTTAGCAACGGGAGCAGCCCTTTCGGCCAACATACCGGAACTTGTACGCAAAACCAAATTCATCTACGACCTAATTGAACTGCCCGAAGTAAACGGAGCACTTAAGGAGAAGTTGGACACAATTGAGAAGGGAGTATTCACCATCGACGAGGATGATAACTTGCACGACCTCAACATCCAGTCGGTTCTAACGATTGAAAATGTAAAGGATAAGCTCCTTAGCGGTGGAAATCGTATCTTTGTATCGGGAGCTACTAGCGAAAAACTGTTTAACTTTTTACGAATTCAGAAGCGCATTGCTGAAACAATATTGGTAGTTAAAGATTTCACCAAGATATTCACCACCTCCGAAGCCTACTATGCCTATGTTAAGAAAGGTGGCCGAGTGATGGTGGCACAAAAGACTAAACTTGTTGCGGTATGCATCAACCCGGTTTCGCCCGAAGGGTATAACCTCAACTCTGTAGAACTGCAAAATGCGATGCAGGAGAGTTTAAACATACCAGTTTACGACGTAAAGAAACTTTAAGATGTTATTGAAAACGGCCATAGGTGAGGTAAGCGGATTGCGCTACATGGTGGATAAGCTCGAGATTCAATCGAGTTTAGCCAAGCGTGTACTGCTCTCTACCGAATTTATCACCCAGACCAATGCCCTCGAAACAGAGTTAAACCACGTGCAGCAGATGTTAACTGCACTGGACAATCCGATCCAAGTCAACGCTATCGACAAAATCACCATCAAGTTGATGCAGATACGCGATATCCACGGCAGCATAAAAAACCTAGCGGGAACAAACATTCTCGACGACATTGAGCTCTTCGAGGTGAAAAGCATGGCACTACTCGCCAACGATATCAAAAAATTCCTTACCGAGGCCGAAATCAATATTGTAAACCTCCCCGATCTCACCAAGGTTATTGAGTTGCTCGACCCCGAAAAGACCCGAATCCCCTCCTTCTACATATACGACACCTACTCATCTGCCCTTGGGGCACTTCGCAAACAGATAAAACAAAAAAAGAGCGAGGTGGAGCAGCAGCGCCAAGAGAATAGCATTAACCTTCCCTCCTTAGAAAAGGAATTGGAGCAAACCCGCTACCAAGTTACGCAGGTGGAGGACGAGGTCCGCCAAGCCATTTCCGCTAAACTTCGGGAGCACCACGAAGCCCTAAAGCACGCACTAGATACCATTGCCACCCTCGACATCATCATTGCCAAAGCCAAGCAAGCCAAGGCAATGGGGCTTTGCAAACCCACCATTTCAAAAGAAAAAACCACCTTCCGCGGGATATTCTACCCGCAGCTAAAGGATATGCACCAAGAGCAGGGCAAGCGCTACCAACCCATCGACATTGAACTGGAGAGCAATCCATGCCTGATAACCGGAGCCAACATGGCAGGAAAAACCGTAGTGCTCAAAACCGTAGCCCTTTCGCAGTACCTCTTTCAGTTTGGCTTCTTTATACCTGCAGCCGAAGCAATAATTTGCCCTGTAAAAGCAATCCTCTTCAGCCTCGACGATGAGCAATCAGAGCTCTCTGGACTATCGTCATTCGCTGCCGAAATGCTTAAGATTAACCACATTATAAAGAGCGCAAAATCCAACCATAACATTCTGGTTCTTATCGATGAGCTGGCCCGAACCACCAACCCTTACGAGGGAAGGGCCATAGTCACGGCGGTTACGAACATTTTAACCGAACACCACGTAAGAAGCCTCATCACCACCCATTACAGCAATCTTGGCACCTCGTGCCACAAGTTGCGCGTAAAGGGTTTCATGGAGAACCATGCCAGCGGAACAATCACCAAGGAGAATATTGGAGAGTTTATCGATTACTCGCTGGTGGAAGACGACGGCAGCACCGTTCCGCAGGAAGCCCTCAAGATAGCCGAGATCCTTGGCGTTGATGCCGAGATTATTGAGAAGGCCCAGGCGGAAATCGTCAGGAATAAAGAGACAACAAAAGAATAATAAATACAGAAAACCACTATGCAACAGAGCAAGCTAGGTCTTGATTTTAAAAAAGTAGCATACGCCAAAGACGTATCGAAGAAAATTGCCGACGACGTTCAACAGTTTGTTGAGAGCTACACCACCGTGGCTGTAGAGCGTACGCTTTGCCGCCTGATGGGTATCGATGGAATCGACGAAAACGGCGTTCCACTTCCCAACATTCTGGTGGATGAGATTAAGGAGAAAGGCGTACTTAGTCAAGGGGTAATGTTCCTCCTCGGCAACGCCATTATCGAAACCAAACTCACCCCACAGCAAATTGCCGAGCAAGTTTCCGCAGGAAAACTCGACATCTCCAAGCTCCCAATTCATCCAAAGGAGAAAATTGAGCAAACGCTTAAGCCACTTATCGACGCCAGCATCGCGCGTATCAACACCCGCAAGGCTCGTCGCGATCACTACCTCAACACTATTGGCGAAGGCAAAAAACCTTACCTCTACGTGATTGTAGCTACCGGAAACATTTACGAGGATGTAATTCAAGCAAAGGCCGCTGCCCGTCAGGGTGCCGACATTGTAGCCGTAATTCGTACCACAGGCCAAAGTCTACTCGACTACGTGCCCTATGGTGCTACCACCGAAGGATTTGGCGGAACCTATGCCACCCAAGAGAACTTCCGCATTATGCGTGCTGCACTCGATGAGGTTGGCGAAGAGGTAAGCCGCTACATCCGTTTGTGCAACTACTGTTCAGGACTATGCATGCCCGAGATTGCTGCCATGGGCGCACTCGAAGGACTCGATGTGATGCTGAACGACGCCCTTTACGGCATCCTCTTCCGCGACATCAACATGCAGCGCACGATGGTGGATCAATACTTTTCACGTATCATCAACGGTTTTGCTGGAGTAATTATAAACACCGGCGAGGATAACTACCTCACCACCGCCGATGCCTTCGACGAAGCACACACCGTACTGGCCTCCGACCTTATCAACGAGCAGCTGGCCCTATGCGCCGGATTGCCCGAGGAGCAAATGGGACTTGGTCACGCCTTCGAAATGGACCCCGAGTTGGAGAACGGATTCCTCTACGAATTGGCACAAGCACAAATGACCCGCGAAATTTTCCCAAAAGCGCCGCTTAAGTATATGCCACCTACAAAGTTCATGACGGGTAACATCTTCCGTGGACATATCCAGGACGCCCTCTTCAACCAGGTTTCCATATGGACAGGACAAGGCCTACAGCTGCTAGGGATGATGACCGAGGCAATACACACACCTTTCATGTCGGACCGCTACCTCTCCATCGAGAATGCCAAGTACGTGTTCAGCACCATGAAGAACATTGGCGACGAGGTAGAGTATAAGGAGGGAGGAATTATCCGCACGCGCGCAGCACAGGTGGTCGATAACGCCATCGTTCTGCTGGAGGATCTCCAAAAGGAAGGCCTCTTCACTGCCCTCGAAAAGGGAAAGTTTGCCAACGTGAAGCGTCCCAAGAATGGAGGAAAAGGGTTAGCTGGTGTAGCCGAAAAGGGTGCCAACTACATGAACCCGTTTGTTGATTTAATGAAGAACAGAAAGTAAAAATTCGGATATGAGCGGAGGATTATACTCAATGGAGGCAAGCGATTTTGATAAAACGCTCGACCTTAAAAAGATAAAACCATACGGCGACACTATGAACGACGGTAAAACTCAACTGAGTTTTACCCTTCCCGTTCCCTGCAACGACGAAGCGATTGAGGCGGCCAAGCAGCTGATGAGGAATATGGGATTAGAAAACCCACAGGTGGTATTCTACAAAGAACTTACTGAAGGGTTTACATTCTTTACCTGCTACGGCACCTGCACCCACACTGTGGACTTTACCACCATCAAGGTAACAAAGGTGGAATCCACTACCTGGGATATGCACGAAACCGACGACTACATTAAGGAGCACGTTGGTCGCAAGATTGTGGTGGTTGGAGCCAGCACAGGAACCGATGCCCACACCGTAGGTATTGATGCCATCATGAACATGAAGGGCTACGCCGGCCATTACGGCTTGGAACGCTACGACATGCTTGAGGCCTACAACCTTGGCAGCCAGGTTCCCAACGACGAGTTTATTGCTAAGGCTCTTGAGCTAAAGGCCGATGTGCTGTTGGTATCGCAAACAGTTACCCAAAAGGACGTTCACATCAAGAACCTCATCGAACTGGTTGAGATGCTTGAAGCAGAAGGGTTACGCCACAAGGTAATTCTTATCTGCGGTGGGCCTCGCCTTTCGCACGAGTTGGCCAAGGAATTAGGCTACGATGCCGGCTTTGGCATGAACAGCTACGCCAACGATGTTGCTTCATTTTTAGCTCAAGAGTTCGTAAGAAGAATGAAATAGTAACTTCAAACTAAGTCATAGAAACGCCCGACCGAATGGTTGGGCGTTTTTTCTAAACACCTCCATTGAATTCGCTATAGGTTCATTCTTAACCGCCAATTTCAAATCAAAAGGATTCTGCTACATTTGTATCACTAAACGGTTCTATGGAAAGCATCTGCTTTATTGTAAACTCGCAAAAACGTAAGTTGGGGCCCTTCCAAAATAGGGTTGCAAAATGCTTTTCAGACAGCTACAAGGTTAAGTTTCTTCTAACCCACGGTTACAGAAGTGCCGAGCATCTGGCAAATACCGCTGTTGAGCAGGGCTTTCGCTACATTATTGCCGTGGGAGGCGATGGCACCGTAAACGAGGTTATCAACGGAGTGATGTTGCACCCGGAAAACGTTCGTAAAAATGTTGTGGTTGGAGTACTACCCAAGGGAACAGGTAACGACTTTGCCCGTAACATTGGAGCAACAACCTCGGTTAGTAATTTGAGGAAAGTGATTGAGAGCGGGCAGCATAAAACCATCGATCTAATAAACATTACCTATACCGACAACCACGGCCACACAACAAGCCACTACTGCAACAACATTGCCGATGTTGGCGTTGGCCCCTCCACCATTCTTTCGGCCGATAAGCTATCAGGATGGCTTGGGTCTAACCTTGCCTTTTCATTTTCGGCACTGAAGGGGCTTTTCCAAAAA is drawn from Williamwhitmania taraxaci and contains these coding sequences:
- the kamE gene encoding lysine 5,6-aminomutase subunit beta encodes the protein MSGGLYSMEASDFDKTLDLKKIKPYGDTMNDGKTQLSFTLPVPCNDEAIEAAKQLMRNMGLENPQVVFYKELTEGFTFFTCYGTCTHTVDFTTIKVTKVESTTWDMHETDDYIKEHVGRKIVVVGASTGTDAHTVGIDAIMNMKGYAGHYGLERYDMLEAYNLGSQVPNDEFIAKALELKADVLLVSQTVTQKDVHIKNLIELVEMLEAEGLRHKVILICGGPRLSHELAKELGYDAGFGMNSYANDVASFLAQEFVRRMK
- the kamA gene encoding lysine 2,3-aminomutase produces the protein MYNIESKSRRKEMFPSVTDEQWNDWRWQVRNRIETLEDLKKYIKLTPQEEEGVTKSLKTLRMAITPYYMSLVDVNNPNCPVRKQAIPSISETHIAKADLLDPLHEDGDSPVPGLTHRYPDRVLFLITDMCSMYCRHCTRRRFAGQKDSATPDDNIEKGIEYIANTPQVRDVVLSGGDALLISDEKLEYIIKRLREIPHVEIIRIGSRTPVVLPQRITDDLVNMLKKYHPIWLNTHFNHPDEITAESTEACAKLANAGVPLGNQSVLLRGVNDCSNIMKRLVHGLVKMRVRPYYIYQCDLSMGLEHFRTPVSKGIEIIESLRGHTSGFAVPTFVVDAPGGGGKTPVMPQYVISQMPGKIIMRNFEGVITTYTEPTDYHNECHCPDCESKVKEVGIAGLMHGDEISIEPSNLSRKIRNEH
- the kamB gene encoding lysine 5,6-aminomutase reactivase subunit KamB, whose protein sequence is MPFIDEILKYKSLSIVGLEKNTGKTESLNYILRRLSQKNIVVALTSIGIDGESRDQVCQTPKPEIEVYEGMIFITTEKHYFQRKMVSEILDVSQSYTSLGRLVTARAISSDKVLLSGPPHTNGLKLLIKQMEHFGVDLTIVDGALSRLSLGSPAVTEATVLATGAALSANIPELVRKTKFIYDLIELPEVNGALKEKLDTIEKGVFTIDEDDNLHDLNIQSVLTIENVKDKLLSGGNRIFVSGATSEKLFNFLRIQKRIAETILVVKDFTKIFTTSEAYYAYVKKGGRVMVAQKTKLVAVCINPVSPEGYNLNSVELQNAMQESLNIPVYDVKKL
- the kamC gene encoding lysine 5,6-aminomutase reactivase ATPase KamC, whose amino-acid sequence is MLLKTAIGEVSGLRYMVDKLEIQSSLAKRVLLSTEFITQTNALETELNHVQQMLTALDNPIQVNAIDKITIKLMQIRDIHGSIKNLAGTNILDDIELFEVKSMALLANDIKKFLTEAEINIVNLPDLTKVIELLDPEKTRIPSFYIYDTYSSALGALRKQIKQKKSEVEQQRQENSINLPSLEKELEQTRYQVTQVEDEVRQAISAKLREHHEALKHALDTIATLDIIIAKAKQAKAMGLCKPTISKEKTTFRGIFYPQLKDMHQEQGKRYQPIDIELESNPCLITGANMAGKTVVLKTVALSQYLFQFGFFIPAAEAIICPVKAILFSLDDEQSELSGLSSFAAEMLKINHIIKSAKSNHNILVLIDELARTTNPYEGRAIVTAVTNILTEHHVRSLITTHYSNLGTSCHKLRVKGFMENHASGTITKENIGEFIDYSLVEDDGSTVPQEALKIAEILGVDAEIIEKAQAEIVRNKETTKE
- the kamD gene encoding lysine 5,6-aminomutase subunit alpha, encoding MQQSKLGLDFKKVAYAKDVSKKIADDVQQFVESYTTVAVERTLCRLMGIDGIDENGVPLPNILVDEIKEKGVLSQGVMFLLGNAIIETKLTPQQIAEQVSAGKLDISKLPIHPKEKIEQTLKPLIDASIARINTRKARRDHYLNTIGEGKKPYLYVIVATGNIYEDVIQAKAAARQGADIVAVIRTTGQSLLDYVPYGATTEGFGGTYATQENFRIMRAALDEVGEEVSRYIRLCNYCSGLCMPEIAAMGALEGLDVMLNDALYGILFRDINMQRTMVDQYFSRIINGFAGVIINTGEDNYLTTADAFDEAHTVLASDLINEQLALCAGLPEEQMGLGHAFEMDPELENGFLYELAQAQMTREIFPKAPLKYMPPTKFMTGNIFRGHIQDALFNQVSIWTGQGLQLLGMMTEAIHTPFMSDRYLSIENAKYVFSTMKNIGDEVEYKEGGIIRTRAAQVVDNAIVLLEDLQKEGLFTALEKGKFANVKRPKNGGKGLAGVAEKGANYMNPFVDLMKNRK
- a CDS encoding diacylglycerol/lipid kinase family protein is translated as MESICFIVNSQKRKLGPFQNRVAKCFSDSYKVKFLLTHGYRSAEHLANTAVEQGFRYIIAVGGDGTVNEVINGVMLHPENVRKNVVVGVLPKGTGNDFARNIGATTSVSNLRKVIESGQHKTIDLINITYTDNHGHTTSHYCNNIADVGVGPSTILSADKLSGWLGSNLAFSFSALKGLFQKPHLIEITADTFNFKGEIKCVCLANGRYFGSGIGIAPLADLTNGTMEVVVIEDVSPLLFVKLMTALRAAKPIIHRKVHYHTAKQVTITAERDTLPLDLDGEVLGHAPIYAEALPACINVLGENFTQGQKN